The DNA region CGGGTACTCGGCCTCGCAGGCGGGGCGGAACCACGCGCCCGTGCACGCCGGACCGCGCGAGGTCGCCGACGTGTACCTGCCGCCGTTCGTGATGGCCCTGCGCGACGGGGGCGCACGGAGCGTCATGAACTCGTACGCCGAGATCGACGGCGTGCCCGTCGCGGCGAACCGCGAACTGCTGACCGGCCTGCTCCGTGACGAGCTCGGCTTCGACGGCACCGTCGTCGCGGACTACTTCTCGGTCGCGTTCCTCGAGGTCATGCACGGCATCGCCGCGGATCGTGGCGAAGCCGCGGCGCTCGCGCTCGAGGCAGGCATCGACGTCGAGCTGCCCACCGGGGACGCGTACCTCGCGCCGCTCGTCGAGCGGGTGCGGTCCGGTCTGCTCGACGAGGCCCTCGTCGACCGCGCCGTCCTGCGGGTGCTGCGGCAGAAGGAGCGACTGGGGCTGCTCGACCCGCAGGCGTTCGAGGACGAGCCGCCGACCGGGATCGACCTGGACACCCCGCTGCACCGCTCGTTGGCGAAGCAGTTGGCGGCGCGGTCGCTGGTGCTGCTGTCGAACGACGACGTGGTCGCTGGCGCCGGCGTTGGCGCTGCGGCGCCGGCCGGCGCCCCGGTCCTGCCGCTGCGCGCCGGTGCCGGCGCCCCGGTCCTGCCGCTGCGTGCCGGGGCATCCGTGGCCGTCATCGGCCCGAACGCCGACCGCGCCGAGGCCCTGCAGGGCTGCTACTCGTTCGCCAACCACGTGCTCGCGTCGCACCCCGACCTGCCGCTCGGTTTCGCCATCCCGACCGTGCGCGAGGCGATGGTCGACGCCCTCGGCGACGACGCCGTGCGCTTCGCCGCGGGCTGCGCCGTCACCGGGTCCGACCGTGCCGGGTTCGCGGACGCCGTCGCCGTGGCCGCTGCCTCCGACGTCGCGGTCGTCGTCGTCGGCGACCAGGCCGGCCTGTTCGGCCGCGGCACCGTCGGCGAGGGGAACGACACCGAGTCGCTCGACCTGCCGGGCGTGCAACGCTCGCTCGTCGAGGCGGTCGTCGCCACCGGCACGCCGACCGTGATGGTGCTGCTCACAGGGCGGCCGTACGCCATCGCGTGGGCGCTCGACGGCGACGGCGACGGCGTCGTCGCCGCTGGCTCGGCCGGCTCGGGACGTCCGGCGGCCGTCGTGCAGGCGTTCTTCCCCGGCGAGGAGGGCGGCACCGCCATCGCCGAGCTGCTCACCGGCGCCGCATCGCCGTCCGGTCGCCTGCCCGTGTCGCTGCCGCGTGCCGCCGGCGCCCAGCCGTACACGTACCTGCACCCGCGGCTCGGGGGGCCCTCGGACGTCACCGCCGCCGACTCGACGCCGGTCCGCCCGTTCGGCTTCGGCCTCGGCTACACGACGTTCGCGTACGACGACCTGGTCGTCGACGCGTCCGTCCGCTCCGACGCCGTGTTCGAGGCATCCGTGACCGTCCGCAACACGGGCGCACACGAGGGCGAGGACGTCGTCCAGCTCTACGGCCACGACGTGCACGGCAGCGTCACCCGACCCGAGGTCCAGCTGCTCGGCTACGCGCGCGTCGCGCTCGCCGCGGGGGAGTCCACCCGCGTCCGCTTCCGCGTCCCCGTCCAGCGGTTCGCGTTCACCGACCGTCGCATGCGCCGGGTCGTCGAACCCGGTGCCGTGCAGGTCTGGGTCGCGTCCCACGCGGCGGCGTCACGACCGGGAGGCCCGCTGCCGGCAGGTGGGATCGTCGCGTCCGGCGACGGGCCGGTCCGACACCCCGTCCCCGGCTCCGCGACGGAGCGCGCCACGGTCGACGTGACGGGGCCGGTGCGCGAGGTGACGCTGGACGACCCGCGGGTCGTCGAGTGGACGGTGGCCTGAACCGGGGCCGCGCCGACGGGGCGGGCCGTGCGGACGGATCAGGACGCACGGCCCGCCCCCGGCAGCGCTACCGCGAACCCTGCTGCAGGGTCTCGGGCAGTGGCGGCAGGGGACGATCGCTGTCGGCGACCCGGGTCAGCCGTGCTGCCAGTGGTCGGAAGAGCGCCGACAGTAGCACCTTGTCCGCCACACCCCGGGCGGCGAGCCCGAGCCGCGTACGCGGGTACGCGAAGTGCACGATGCCCTTCGGGATGCCCTGGATCTTGTCGACCAGGGGGCGCATCCACGTGTCGAAGGCGTCGAGCGCGCGGTCGAGGTCCTCGTCCGCCGTGACCGATGCCGCCAGCACGTACCCGCTCGTCAGGGCGAGCGAAGCGCCACCGCCACCCATCGGTGTCACGCACCAGGCCGCATCGCCGATCACGCACACGCGGCCGCGGTGCCAGCGCGGCATCCGGATCTGGGTCAGCTCGTCCAGGTAGACGTCGTCCGAGCCGTCGAACCCGTCGAGCACGCGCTCGGTCTGCCAGCCGGCGTCGGCGTAGCGGGTCCGCAGTGTCGCTAGGGCCTCCGACCGCGAGCGGCCGACCAGGTCGTCGCCGCCGGCGTAGGCCAGGATCGCCCGCGTCGTGCCGTACGGGTCCGGGCGCAGGTGGATCTGACGCCCGCCGACGGCGTTGTACCAGCGCCAGCGGTCGTCGTCGGACGGCGTGCGCGGGATCGTCCCGAAGACCATGGTCACCCCGAGGTCCCGCTCGTCGACCTCGCCCTCCGCGGCGAAGAGCCGGTCGCGGGTCCGGGAGCGGACGCCCTCGGCGATGACCACGAGGTCGGCGTCGAGCACCCGTCCGGCGTCGGTGGTCACGGTCGCCCGGCGTCCGCCGGCCTGGTCGTCGACGTCCTGGATCGTCTCGCCGTAGACGATGCTGACGCCGTCGGGCAGGTCGTCGAGGATCACCCGGGCGAAGTCGCCGCGCAGGACCTCGAGTTCTGCGGTGGCACCGTCCGGGCCGTCGGAGGGCAGCTCGGACCGGACGTTGCCCTCACGATCGACGATCACCGTCCCGGTCTCGGTCGTGTTGCGTGCGCGGACGGCGTCGACCAGGCCCATGCGGTCGAGCACCTCGCGAGCGACCCCGCGGACGTCGACGTTCTGCCCGCCGTCGCGGAAGGACGGCGCACGTTCGATCACCGTCACCTGCCACCCGACGTGGCGCAACCACCAGGCGGCGGACAGGCCTGCGATGCTGGCTCCGGAGATCACTGCGTGCTGTGAGGTCATGCTTTACAGTAAAGCAACTGCACAGTAAAGGAACCTGGATGCCCGACATCGACCCCCTCACCACGGTGTGGTCCGACGACGAGGTGGCCGTCATGCACGCGATGCGCGACTGGGCCGTCACCTTCGACGAACTCCAGCGCCACCTGTCGTCGTGGATCGGTCTGCCCGGTTCCGACGCGAACGCCCTCGGGCAGATCGTGTGGGCGGACCAGGCCGGCGAGCCACTCTCCCCGGCGCAGTTGGCCCGGCGGATCGGCATGACGTCGGGCGCCACGTCGGTACTGCTCGACCGCCTCGAAGGGGCCGGGCACGTCACCCGGCACCGCGAGAGCGCCGACCGACGGCGGGTCACCCTGCGGCCGACCGAGTCCGCGCGAGCCGAGAGCGGGCGGTTCCTCGCGTTCTCCGGTGCCGAGATCGCCGCCACGGTGCGGGACACCGATCCTGAGGAGACGCGGGTCGTCCTGGCGTTCCTGCGACGCATGACCGACGCCGCCGCGTCGGCGAACGGTCGCCTGCAGGCACGCTGAGGGAACCGACGGGCGGCGTCGCCGCGCTCAGTGCTCCTTGACGAGCGCCTCGACGTTGTTGCCGTCGGGGTCGCTCACGAACGCCGCGTAGGCGCGGTACTCGGGCCAGTACCGAGGCTCGTGGCGCGAGAGTCCGCCGGACGCGACGGCCGCCCGGTGGAACGCATCGACCTCGGTGCGGCTCGACGCCTCGAACGCCAGGTGCAGACCACGGGTCACCGTCGCCGTCGTGGGTGCGGTCTCGAGTGAGACGCTCGGGGTGTCCTGGCCGGTGGTCCAGTACTCCGCGATGGACTCGGTGCGGTAGCCCGCCTCGACCCCCAGTGGCGCGAGTGCCGCCGTGTAGAAGGCCTCGCTCGCGGCGAAGTCGCTGGCGAAGACCCCGAGGTGGTGGATGAGGCGACGGTTCGGCACGCCTCGAACCTAGCCGCCCACGGAGGGACCGGCCGGGTCACGAACGGGTCGACGGTCCCTTCTGCCGCGCAGGCGTCGAGGAGCTTCCCGACCGCCGTGGCCGTCGAGTCCCACGAGGCTGCGACGGCGTCCCGCCGTCAGGACGCCGCCGTGATCGTGGCCCGGGCCGTGTCGATGACCCGCATCACGCCGACGACATCGTCGTGCGTGTGCACCGGCGACTCGATCCGCCCCTCGGCCGCGAAGGACGCGAGTGCGGTGGCCTGGTAGGCGAGCCCGTCATGCAGCACCTCGAGTCGCTGGTCCGTCCAGGTCGCGGACTCCGACGCCGCGAAGTTCCCACGAACCGCGGTGATCGACGAGGGCCCGAAGAACGGGCTGCCGATGTCGATGCGTCCCTCGGTGCCGACGACCGAGGCTCGCACGGGCAGCGCGGTCTCGAGCGACGTCGACAGCATCGACCGGGCTCCGCCCGCGTACGAGAGCAGCAGGTCGGCGCGCACGTCGACGCCGCCCGGACCGCTCGCCCCTTCGACCAGCACGCGGTCGGGGGAGCCGAGCACCGAGGCGGCGAACGAGATCGGGTAGACACCGGCGTCCAGCAGCGCGCCGCCGCCGAGCTCGGGCGCCCACAGGCGGTGCCCCGGGTCGTACGGCATCACGAACCCGAAGTCGGCGGTCACGAGCCGGACGGTGCCGATCGTGCCGTCGGTGAGCAGTCGCCGCATGATGTCCGACTGCGGCAGGTACCGCGTCCACATCGCCTCCATGACGAGCACGCCGGCGGCCCGTCCCGCACCGGTGACCTCCTGCGCCTCGGCAGCGGACATCGCGATCGGCTTCTCGATCAGGACGTGCTTGCCGGCGGCGATCGCAGCGAGGGCCTGCTCGCGGTGCAGCGGGTGCGGGGTGGCGACGTAGACGACGTCGACCTCGGCGTCGGTCACGAGCGCCTCGACACTCGACACGGTCCGGTCGATGCCGTGCGCTGCGGCGAACGCGCTGGTCTTCGCGGCGTCACGGGCGGTCACGGCGACCGCGCGCTGCGGCGTGTGCCGGTGGATCGCGGTGACGAACTTACCGGCGATGCCGGTGCCGATCACGCCCCACCGCAGGGCCGGCACGGCGTCGGGGTCGGGCAGGACCGGGGTGGGCAGCGTCAGGGTCATCGTCGTCCTCTCGCAGGGATTGGCTCGTGCCATCCCAGCCTACGTGTCCTTCGCACGTGCCAGACTGGTCCGGTGACGACGGGGATCGACGACCTGCCGGAGCGGCGCTCCACCGGTGGCCGCCTGCCGACGATGCGTGACGTCGCCGAGCACGTCGGGATGTCCCGGCAGCTCGTCTCGCTCGTGCTCCGCGGTGCGCCCGGTCCCAGCGCCGAGTCCCGCGACCGGATCCTCGCCGCGGCCGCTGAGCTCGGCTACCGTCCGCACACCTCGGCCCGGCTGCTCCGCGAAGGCCGCACGCGGCTCATCGGTGCGGTCTTCAGCATGCGCAACCCGTTCCAGGTCCGGTTCGTCGAACGGCTCTTCGCCCGTGCCGCCGAGCAGGGCTTCGGTGTCGCCCTCGGGCCCGCCGGCGCAGAGCGCTCCACGGACCAGGTGGTGGCCGACCTGCTCGGTGAACGCGTCGAGGCCCTCGTCGTGTTCAACCCCGACCCCGACGCGACCGCGCTCGAGCAGGCGAGCCGCCTCGTGCCGGTCGTGCTCCTCGGCGAGTGGACGGACGCCCCGTACGCCGACAACGTGCACGTGGACGAGGCCGGTGGACTCCGCGCCGCGGTCGAGCACCTGGTCGGTCTCGGTCACCGCCGCATCGCCTACGTCGGTGGCGAGGACGGGCTGGTCGGCCTCGATCGTGCGACCGCCTACCGTGCCGCGATGCAGGGCGCCGGACTCGCAGCCGAGACCGACGTCGTCCCCAGCGGCTTCAGCGAAGAGGGTGGCGCCGCGGCCGCCCGCACGCTCGTCGCCCGCGACACCCTGCCCACCGCCGTGGTCTGCTGTGGTGACCAGTGCGCCACGGGCCTGCTCGCCGTCTTCGCGCAGCACGGGGTCGACGTGCCGCGGCGGGTGTCGGTGGTCGGCTTCGACGACAGCTACCTCGCGTCGCTCAGCTACCACCGCCTGACGTCGGTGCACCAGGACGTCGAAGCGACGGTGGATGCAGCGCTCGCCGCCGTGCTCGACCGGACCTCGGGCGGCGGTGGCGAGCGTCGTCGTGTCGCGACACCGACCCGCTTCGTGGTGCGTGCGTCGACGGGTCCTGCCGAGCGCTGAGCGTCGAGCGTCGAGCCGGAACGACGTGGTGGAGGTCGTGCGACGTCGACCACGTCGTTCCGGGTCGGGGTGGCTGCCGCTCAGCGCACGCTGCGGATCGGGATCACGACGAGTGCGCCGACGAGTGCCACGATGCCGGCGCCCCAGAGCAGCACCGGGTAGTTGTCACCAGCGCCGACCCCGAGCAGCAAGGCACCGAGGGCCGGCGCGAAGGACTGCGGCAGGGAGTTCGCGATGTTCATGACGCCGAGGTCCTTGCCGGGCTTGTCCTTGTCGGGCAGGACGTCGACCACCAGGGCGTTGTCGACGGCCACGTAGATGCCGTAGGCGAAGCCCATGATCACCTCGGCGACGTAGAACACGGTGACGTCCTGCGCGTAGACGAGCACGACGAGGCCCACGCCGAAGAGCAGGGTCGAGCCGCCGACGAAGACCTTGCGGCGGCGCAGCCGGTCGGACAGCCAGCCGGAGAACGCCGTGCCGATCATGAGCGCGATCGTGTAGAGCAGGACACCGAACGCCACTGCCGAGGTGGCGCGTTGCGCGGTCATGCCGAGGTGGTCCTGCATGTAGAACAGCCGGAACGTCGTGAACAGGAACGTGGCGAGGATGATCAGGAACCGCGACCACCACGCCAGACCGTAGTCGCGGTGCGTGATCGGGTTCGTCCAGAAGGTCTGCACGATCGTGAGCCACGAGAACGGCTTCGGTCGGACCTCGGGGATGCGGTCGGGGGTGACGAACGCGTACACCAGCACGCAGAGCACGCCGAGGACGCCGGGCAGGATGAACAGCAGCGGCAGGTTCTCGACCAGCAGGACGGCGGCGTAGGTGCCGGCGAGCACGGCGAGGTTCTGCGCCAGCCCGATCACGCTCGATGCCCGGCCGCGTTGCAGCTCGGGGACGTTGTCCGCCCAGCTGGCCATCATCGCCGAGTACGCGGCGTTCGACCCGAGCTGGCAGACGATCCACGCCACGGTGAGCATGCCGACGTTCGGCGAGGAGGCCACCATGGCGAGTCCGCCGAGCAGCACCAGGATGCCGGCGAGCAGCCACGGGCGCCGCCGCCCCCACCGCGTCCGGGTTCGATCACTCAGGGCGCCGAACAGCGGGTTGCCGAAGATCGCGCCGAGTGATCCGAGCGGCAGCGCGACGGCGATCACCGAGGCGGGGTCGTCCGGGTTCAGCGCCTGGGCCTTCAGCTGCATGCTGACGTAGACCGGCGACAGGATCGCCACGTAGATGCCGAACTGCGCCAGTCCGAGGGCGGTCAGGTACCAGTTGCTGACGTGGTTGGTCGGGGTGGCGGTGGTGAACGGGTGCGCCGGCAGCCTTGTCGACATCGACTCCTCCTCGGGTCGTGTGCACGTCGTCCGGTCGGAAACCCGGTCATCGGTGACGCGTGTTTGGCTCGTGCTAACCTGACGACGTCGGCGATGTTATCTCGTGCCAAGCACAAACGCCACCGCCCGACGACGAACCACGGAACCGCGAGCACTGGAGCACGATGATCCCCACCGCCCTGCCCGAACCCGAGCTCTTCACGACGGCGTCCGGTGATCCGTCCCTCGGCTGGGGGATCGTCGGACCCGGCTGGATCGCCGGCGAGTTCGCCACCGCGGTGCGCGCTTCGACCGCCCAGCGCATCGTCGCCGTCGCGTCCCGGTCACTGCCCCGCGCATCCGCGTTCGCTGCCGAGCACGGGATCGAGGCGGCCGTCGAGGGTGTCGACGCCCTCGTCGCCCGGCCCGACGTCGACGTGGTCTACATCGCGACACCGCAGAGCGAGCACGCCGCGGTGGCCCTGGCAGCGATCGCCGCCGGCAAGCACGTGCTCATCGAGAAGCCCTTCACCGTCACGGCTGCCGAGGCCCGCACCGTCGTCGACGCCGCACGCGCCGCCGGGGTGTTCGCGATGGAGGGCATGTGGAGCCGGTACCTGCCGCAGGCCTCGGTGCTCCGGACCCTGCTGGCGGACGGAGCGCTCGGCGAGGTGCGCAGCGTGCTCGCCGACCACGGCCAGGCGATCCCGTTCGGCCCGGACCACCGGCTGTTCCGTCCGGAGCTCGGCGGGGGAGCGCTGCTCGACCTCGGCATCTACGCCGTGCAGTTCGCCTCGATGGTGCTCGGCGCACCGCAGCGGGTGACGGCTCGCGGGCGTCTGACCGAGTCGGGCGTCGACGCCTCCGGCTCGCTCGTCCTCGAACACGGCGCCGCCCAGGCCGTCCTGCACACGACCATCGCCGCGCGGACGCCGACGACCGCGTCCATCGCCGGCACCGAGGGCACGATCGCCTTCGCCGGGCCGTTCTACAACCCGACGACCTTCACGATCTCGGCCGCCGCGCACGGATCGCCCGTCCTGCACTGGGATGACCCGACACCGCTGCGGGGCTTCGCCGCCCTGGCGTGGGAGGCCACTGCCCTGGCACGCTTCGTCGGCGAGGGGCGGACGGAGTCCCCGCTGCACACCCTCGACGAGACGATCTCGATCCTCGAGACCATCGACACCGCCCGCGCGCAGATCGCCGCGGGCTGAGCAGGAGACGACGATGTCCGACCTCATCACCACCCTCGAACAGCAGGAGCGCGACCTCGTGCTCGACGCCTTCACCCACGACGACGCCTGGGAGCTGGGTTCCCTGATCCGCGGCATCGCCCACGAGGCCGGCCACGCCGTCGGCATCGACATCCGACGTCCCGGCCTCGGGCTGTTCCGCGCCGCCACCCCGGGAATCACCCCGGACCAGCACGTCTGGATCGACCGCAAGGCCGCGGTGGTGCTCCGGATGGAGCAGTCGAGTGCCCTCGTCGACGCCCGGTTGTCCGCCGCCGGGGTCGATCCCGCTGCGATCGGATGGCTCGGCGCCGAGTACGCCGTGACCGGAGGGTCGTTCCCGATCCGGGTCCGCGGAGCCGGGGTGGTCGCCGCGGCGACGGCGTCCGGGCTGTCCTCGACGGAGGACCATGACCTCGTCGTCGCCGGCCTCCGTGCGTTCCTCGAGGAGCGCCGGTGACCGCACTCCGCGTCGCCGTGATCGGGACGGGCATGATCGCGGACGCGCACGTCCGGGCGGCCCGTGACGCCGGCGCGGTCGTCGGCGGGGTGCTCGGCTCGTCGGCGTCGCGATCCCGGCAGGCCGCCGAACGGTGGGGCGTGCCGGCCGGGTACGCGTCCGTCGACGAACTGATCGCGGACCGGCCGGACGTCGTCCACGTCTGCACGCCGAACGACACCCACGTCGACTACGCCCTGGCCGCCACGGCGGCCGGGCTGCACACCGTCGTCGAGAAGCCGGTCGCGATGACGCTCCCGGACGCCCGACGGCTCGCCGAGGCCGTGCACGCCGCCGGCACGGTGAGCACGGTCCCCTACGTCTACCGGTACCACCCGATGGTCCGGGAGCTCCGTGCCCGGGTCGCCGCCGGCACTCTCGGCCGGGTGCTGACCCTGCACGGCTCGTACCTGCAGGACTGGATGGTGTCGCCGGACGCCTCGACGTGGCGGGTCGACCCGGAGCGGGGCGGGCCGTCGCGGGCGTTCGCGGACATCGGGACGCACTGGACCGACCTGGCCGAGTTCATCACCGGAACTCGGTTCACGGAGTTGACCGCCCGGACGTCGATCGCCTACCCCGAGCGCCCCGATCCCACCTCCGCCGGTGCATCGTTCGGCGGAAGCGGAAGCGCTACCGGCGCCGGCGCGGGCACCGGCACCGTCCCGGTCCGCACCGAGGACACCGCCGTCGTGACCTTCGCCACCGCCGACGGCACCCTGGCCAACACCGTGGTCTCGCAGGTTGCGGCCGGCCGGAAGAACCGCCTGTGGATCGAGGTCGACGGCTCGCAGGGTTCAGCCGTGTTCGACCAGGAGCACCCCGAGTCCGTGTGGTTCGGCGGCGAGCACGGTTCCACGACGGTGCACCGGGCCGAGGGGCCCGTATCCGCCGA from Curtobacterium sp. MCJR17_020 includes:
- a CDS encoding glycoside hydrolase family 3 N-terminal domain-containing protein — translated: MTLDEKAAQLVGYWLDQTGVVAPMQGEMAAAADGRTLADITRDGIGQFTRVYGTRPVEPDDRAAWLWAEQRRLKRETRLGIPALVHEECLTGLAAWKAATFPTPLAWGAAFDPDLVEQVGAAIGASMRQLGVHQGLAPVLDVVRDPRWGRVDECIGEDPYLVGTVGTAYVRGLQSAGVDATLKHFLGYSASQAGRNHAPVHAGPREVADVYLPPFVMALRDGGARSVMNSYAEIDGVPVAANRELLTGLLRDELGFDGTVVADYFSVAFLEVMHGIAADRGEAAALALEAGIDVELPTGDAYLAPLVERVRSGLLDEALVDRAVLRVLRQKERLGLLDPQAFEDEPPTGIDLDTPLHRSLAKQLAARSLVLLSNDDVVAGAGVGAAAPAGAPVLPLRAGAGAPVLPLRAGASVAVIGPNADRAEALQGCYSFANHVLASHPDLPLGFAIPTVREAMVDALGDDAVRFAAGCAVTGSDRAGFADAVAVAAASDVAVVVVGDQAGLFGRGTVGEGNDTESLDLPGVQRSLVEAVVATGTPTVMVLLTGRPYAIAWALDGDGDGVVAAGSAGSGRPAAVVQAFFPGEEGGTAIAELLTGAASPSGRLPVSLPRAAGAQPYTYLHPRLGGPSDVTAADSTPVRPFGFGLGYTTFAYDDLVVDASVRSDAVFEASVTVRNTGAHEGEDVVQLYGHDVHGSVTRPEVQLLGYARVALAAGESTRVRFRVPVQRFAFTDRRMRRVVEPGAVQVWVASHAAASRPGGPLPAGGIVASGDGPVRHPVPGSATERATVDVTGPVREVTLDDPRVVEWTVA
- a CDS encoding FAD-dependent monooxygenase produces the protein MTSQHAVISGASIAGLSAAWWLRHVGWQVTVIERAPSFRDGGQNVDVRGVAREVLDRMGLVDAVRARNTTETGTVIVDREGNVRSELPSDGPDGATAELEVLRGDFARVILDDLPDGVSIVYGETIQDVDDQAGGRRATVTTDAGRVLDADLVVIAEGVRSRTRDRLFAAEGEVDERDLGVTMVFGTIPRTPSDDDRWRWYNAVGGRQIHLRPDPYGTTRAILAYAGGDDLVGRSRSEALATLRTRYADAGWQTERVLDGFDGSDDVYLDELTQIRMPRWHRGRVCVIGDAAWCVTPMGGGGASLALTSGYVLAASVTADEDLDRALDAFDTWMRPLVDKIQGIPKGIVHFAYPRTRLGLAARGVADKVLLSALFRPLAARLTRVADSDRPLPPLPETLQQGSR
- a CDS encoding MarR family transcriptional regulator, which encodes MPDIDPLTTVWSDDEVAVMHAMRDWAVTFDELQRHLSSWIGLPGSDANALGQIVWADQAGEPLSPAQLARRIGMTSGATSVLLDRLEGAGHVTRHRESADRRRVTLRPTESARAESGRFLAFSGAEIAATVRDTDPEETRVVLAFLRRMTDAAASANGRLQAR
- a CDS encoding VOC family protein, whose product is MPNRRLIHHLGVFASDFAASEAFYTAALAPLGVEAGYRTESIAEYWTTGQDTPSVSLETAPTTATVTRGLHLAFEASSRTEVDAFHRAAVASGGLSRHEPRYWPEYRAYAAFVSDPDGNNVEALVKEH
- a CDS encoding Gfo/Idh/MocA family oxidoreductase; this translates as MTLTLPTPVLPDPDAVPALRWGVIGTGIAGKFVTAIHRHTPQRAVAVTARDAAKTSAFAAAHGIDRTVSSVEALVTDAEVDVVYVATPHPLHREQALAAIAAGKHVLIEKPIAMSAAEAQEVTGAGRAAGVLVMEAMWTRYLPQSDIMRRLLTDGTIGTVRLVTADFGFVMPYDPGHRLWAPELGGGALLDAGVYPISFAASVLGSPDRVLVEGASGPGGVDVRADLLLSYAGGARSMLSTSLETALPVRASVVGTEGRIDIGSPFFGPSSITAVRGNFAASESATWTDQRLEVLHDGLAYQATALASFAAEGRIESPVHTHDDVVGVMRVIDTARATITAAS
- a CDS encoding LacI family DNA-binding transcriptional regulator, translated to MTTGIDDLPERRSTGGRLPTMRDVAEHVGMSRQLVSLVLRGAPGPSAESRDRILAAAAELGYRPHTSARLLREGRTRLIGAVFSMRNPFQVRFVERLFARAAEQGFGVALGPAGAERSTDQVVADLLGERVEALVVFNPDPDATALEQASRLVPVVLLGEWTDAPYADNVHVDEAGGLRAAVEHLVGLGHRRIAYVGGEDGLVGLDRATAYRAAMQGAGLAAETDVVPSGFSEEGGAAAARTLVARDTLPTAVVCCGDQCATGLLAVFAQHGVDVPRRVSVVGFDDSYLASLSYHRLTSVHQDVEATVDAALAAVLDRTSGGGGERRRVATPTRFVVRASTGPAER
- a CDS encoding MFS transporter, which translates into the protein MSTRLPAHPFTTATPTNHVSNWYLTALGLAQFGIYVAILSPVYVSMQLKAQALNPDDPASVIAVALPLGSLGAIFGNPLFGALSDRTRTRWGRRRPWLLAGILVLLGGLAMVASSPNVGMLTVAWIVCQLGSNAAYSAMMASWADNVPELQRGRASSVIGLAQNLAVLAGTYAAVLLVENLPLLFILPGVLGVLCVLVYAFVTPDRIPEVRPKPFSWLTIVQTFWTNPITHRDYGLAWWSRFLIILATFLFTTFRLFYMQDHLGMTAQRATSAVAFGVLLYTIALMIGTAFSGWLSDRLRRRKVFVGGSTLLFGVGLVVLVYAQDVTVFYVAEVIMGFAYGIYVAVDNALVVDVLPDKDKPGKDLGVMNIANSLPQSFAPALGALLLGVGAGDNYPVLLWGAGIVALVGALVVIPIRSVR
- a CDS encoding Gfo/Idh/MocA family oxidoreductase translates to MIPTALPEPELFTTASGDPSLGWGIVGPGWIAGEFATAVRASTAQRIVAVASRSLPRASAFAAEHGIEAAVEGVDALVARPDVDVVYIATPQSEHAAVALAAIAAGKHVLIEKPFTVTAAEARTVVDAARAAGVFAMEGMWSRYLPQASVLRTLLADGALGEVRSVLADHGQAIPFGPDHRLFRPELGGGALLDLGIYAVQFASMVLGAPQRVTARGRLTESGVDASGSLVLEHGAAQAVLHTTIAARTPTTASIAGTEGTIAFAGPFYNPTTFTISAAAHGSPVLHWDDPTPLRGFAALAWEATALARFVGEGRTESPLHTLDETISILETIDTARAQIAAG
- a CDS encoding heme-degrading domain-containing protein; the encoded protein is MSDLITTLEQQERDLVLDAFTHDDAWELGSLIRGIAHEAGHAVGIDIRRPGLGLFRAATPGITPDQHVWIDRKAAVVLRMEQSSALVDARLSAAGVDPAAIGWLGAEYAVTGGSFPIRVRGAGVVAAATASGLSSTEDHDLVVAGLRAFLEERR
- a CDS encoding Gfo/Idh/MocA family oxidoreductase; its protein translation is MTALRVAVIGTGMIADAHVRAARDAGAVVGGVLGSSASRSRQAAERWGVPAGYASVDELIADRPDVVHVCTPNDTHVDYALAATAAGLHTVVEKPVAMTLPDARRLAEAVHAAGTVSTVPYVYRYHPMVRELRARVAAGTLGRVLTLHGSYLQDWMVSPDASTWRVDPERGGPSRAFADIGTHWTDLAEFITGTRFTELTARTSIAYPERPDPTSAGASFGGSGSATGAGAGTGTVPVRTEDTAVVTFATADGTLANTVVSQVAAGRKNRLWIEVDGSQGSAVFDQEHPESVWFGGEHGSTTVHRAEGPVSADQARLNRTPAGHSQGWTDAFAAFCADTYAAVRGETPEGLPTVEDGVRSLEVVDAVLRGAATGRWTSTSTEER